The Elephas maximus indicus isolate mEleMax1 chromosome 11, mEleMax1 primary haplotype, whole genome shotgun sequence genome contains the following window.
GGCAACCACATTACAGGCTCCCCAGCCAGAAGTCATCTTCACCAAACACACATCTAATGATGCCATTCTTGGCTTACTGGTTGCTCAaaaccaaactgacaacagcaactgggaagattagatgggaagcttaggggcagtgagtttacgttaatgcgggaggaacaactcagaaaaggacggtGAGAGCggttacaccacccagggaatgtCAGCAGTGAATGTACACGTAGAGGCtcttgaattggtttatgttttgctgtgtatattctcaacaaaataaaattcaaaaaaattaaaaataaataaaagaaagctcaattccttaaaaaaaaaaactttacctcTTATATGACTTAAATGCCCAGCTTAGCCTGGCCCTTGCTGGTACCACACTCACCCCCCACCTCTACCGCCCTccactccaaaccaaaccaaacccactgccatcgagtcacagGAAAGTAGACAAAGTAACCTGTTACTTCAGTaaggtgcctgggtggtgcaaacagtttgcactagactactaatctaaaggttggtggcttaaaCCTACCCAgatgtgctgcagaagaaaggcctggcaatctgttcccataaagattattgttgtttttagctgctgtccagtccattccaactcatggctaccccatgtgtgcacagtagaattacaccatagggttttcaaggctgtgaccttttggaagatctgcaggcttgtcttctgaggtgcctgagtaggtttgaaccattaaccttttggCCACgtgtcgagcgcttaaccatttgcgctacccagacagccaagaaaaccctgtagagcagttctatgctgtaacACATCAGGTAaccatgagtcgaaaccaacttgatggcaatgagtttggtatcTGGGTTTCTGTTACCTCAGTAGGTTGTGTTTCCTCCTGACCCCGGGcttttgcatatgctgttccttctgcctgccaCTCTTCTATAGCCCATTCCCATTTTACCtgtggcaccctggtggtgcagaggttaagatcTTGACTgcaagccaaaaggctggcagttcaaatccaccagctactccttagaaaccctacgtggtggttctcctctgtcctataaggttgttacgagtcggaattgataagaacgggatttttttttaacgccTTTAGAGCTCAACTCAAACTCATTCATTACATGCTCAGGGAAGCTGTCTGAATCCTCCTGATTAGATTAAATCCTAAtagattaagcacttgactagatgaaagattagtggtttgaatccatcaagaagcgccttggaagaaaggcctggtgacctgcttctacaaggtcacagccttgaaaaccctatggagcagttctactctgcacacatggggtctccatgaatcagaatcgactcgacagcaactaacaatgacaatcaTATCTAAACTATCAGCTGTAATTACAGATACCCATTGACTTATAAGAATGTTTTATTAAAGTCTCCCCCACTGGGCtgtgagctctgtgagggcagagaCTGGCTGTTGTACCCTCAGCCCTCAGCacaacaggtgctcaataaacgtgTGCTGACTTGACGAAACACAAATGAATGCAGAAGCAGGACAAAACACGAGGGGCCCCGATTTCCCAACTGCAGCTTCACCTTCAGTAGGGCAGACATGGGGGATCTCTTTCTCGGGACCACCATTCTCAAAGAAATCACCAACCAACCCACCACCCCCTTGGTGGAAGGCAGAGGAACAGGACCTTATTGATAAATGTTTCGAGTTTTGATGAATCTGTTCTGGAGGGCTTGTCTCACTTCTCTATCCTGGGGTGCAGATCTCAGCTTCAGGTTGtaataaaaggggaaaatgcaaatGGATAATGcaattggctgttaaccaaaagactggaggttccagtccacccaggggtgcctcagaagaaaggcctggcaatctacttccaaaaaaacccaaccacTGAAAaacccatggaacacagttctactctgacacacacggggttgccatgtgtcagaaatGACTCCACAGTACCCGGTAAAATGTGAACTGGTCTGAGGGCCTAGAGCTGGGACTAGGCGGGAGCAGGTGGGCAGGTGTAAAAAGAACTTGCAGAAAGAGCTTGCTAACCGCAGCCTCTGAGCAGAGCCAGAAATTCAAATCCTTTTAGCacacctggtggcccagtgggtatgtgctcagctgctaaccaaaagtcagtggctcaaacctaccagcagctccacgggagaatggTGTGGCAAtccgtttccataaagattacagccttggaaaccctatggggcagctctactctgtcctataggtctctaTGGGCAGGAtccactagaaggcaatgggtttggtttttggtcttagcATCCAGGAGTCGACCCAGTGAAGACTGTACATGCTCTTATTTGCAAAGTGGTGTCCTATTGTGCCCAAAGCACCAGGGCAGAGCTGTACTGGGTCCTGGAGGTGTCGCTTTCAGCCAGGAGTCAAGAAGGGGGCGCCATCTTGGCCTAGTGAGTTGAGAGGGAGAATCACCTTGCCTTGGCGACTAGGTAGGAGAGCCACCTTGAGCCTGTGAAGTCAGGAGGAGGCTGCCACATTTGCCTGGAGAATGAGTAGGAGATGCCATTCTGGCAGGGAGAATGGAGAGGAGATGCCACCTTGACTGGAGAATGCAGAGAGAACAATTGTCCCTGGGGGTGTTACCTTGGGCCTGATGAAGGAGCCCATAGAGGGTTTCCAGAGCACAGTATGAGTAAGGTGGTATACACAGAGTGGGAAAAGCAGTATAAAGCCAAGCCAACGCTAACGGTGTATGGCTGGACCCAAGGAACAAGAacaggctgagaaaaaaaaaaaaaaaaaatagaggaggtGCCAAGAGGAGGCTGAGCAAAAACTAAAACCAGGAGAGGGAGTCAAGCAGGGCGGcacctggggggtgggggtggcggaAGGAcccaggctgggggtgggggtgggggagaaaggGGACTATCCCTGGAAGTGGAGCTAGGGCTGGAGGCTTACAGCCCAGGGAGTGACGGAAGGTACCGGAGACTCTTGTGGAAAGAACCAAAACCGGCCCCTGGAAGCAGAAACCAAACTCAGAAAGGCAGAGCGCAAGGCAGTGTGGGGCACACTAAGCCCGGAGGACAGAAACAGACCCAGGAGCGAGCAAGGCCCCATGACCGACTCAGAACCAAGAACAGTGTCAGGACCAAGGGGAGGAACCAGATCCAAGGGGCGGGATGGGGCGGGGCTCTGCACCAAGCGATGAACCCAGACTCCAGAGCATCATCCAGGCGGCGGGGCTAGCCCTGAGGGTGACAGCACCATGGCGGGGAGGACGGGGTTAAAGAACAACGAAGGGGGCAGAACCTCGTCCCAGAGTCAGCAAGTGGGCAGAATCAAATGGCCGACTGGCTAGGCTCGCGGCCCCGGGCCCTGCTCTGGTTCGGTCACCGGCACGCCGCGGATGTCGGGCAGCAGGCGGCAGCCGGCCACGATGTCCAGGCGCTCGGCCAGCGTGCAGAGGTCTCCTCGCGCCAGGCGCACGCTGTGAGCCGCCGCCAGCCCTGCCGCCTGGGAGGCCGCCAGCCGAGCAGCCAGGGCGGCCACGTCACGGCCCGCGCGTCGGTATACACCGCTCACTGCGGCCGCCACGTCATGGTCCAGGCGCTCCTGGCTCTCGGCCAGCCGGAGCTGCAGCAGAGAGCGCGCAGGGGCGGGCGCTGGGCTCTCCACGGCGCCCCAGGCCTCTCCCGCCGGTTCCCGCTGTACCACGAGCGGAGGCAGGTCCCCCGGTGCAGCCTTCGGCTCCGGCTCCGGGTCCGAGTCGGTCTCCGCGGCCTCCCCGGCCACCCGCAGCCCCACGGGGCGGCCGCGCGTCGGGCCTGAGGGGCCCAGGTACAACTCCTCCTCCTCCGACGAGGACGCCGAGAGCTCCGAGTCCGTCTCGGCCGCCTCCCCAGGCACCACCGTTTCGGGTCTCCGCAGTGGCCTCCGCCGACGGCCTTGGGACGCCATGGCTCCCAGCTAGGGAGGAGAGAAGCGGAGGCACGGCATGAGAGGCGGGAGCCTGCTTGTCTCCCGTGTAGCCCCCTACTCATCGCGCTGTCACCCTCAGGGCTATCCCGCCCCTGGATGACGTTCTGGGCCTGGGGTTTGGGTTCATTCCTAGGTGCGTAGCCCCACCTCTTGGGTCTGGTTCCTCCCCTTGGTCCTAGGCCTGCTCTAGGTTCTGAGCCTGTCGCGGGGCCCTGGTAACTTACCGAGTTAGCACTTCCACTGACTCTCTAGGTGACTGGGAGCCAACCGCTTCCCGTACGGGCCTCGGTTTCTTCTATCAACTGGGGCTCATCACCTCTGCCGGTGATGAGGGGGCAGCTGGACCCCAGCCTCTTCAGTTGTAccgatgggaaaactgaggaccAGCTTAATGAAGGCCCTGGAGCCCAAGGTCCCAAACTGAGCTCTTGACGAATTTGCCTCCTAGCAGAGGCCACACCCTCCACATCTTTCTGCAAGCCTGTCTCAGACCCGGAAGCAGACCGGCTGCTGGGCTTCTGGGGGGACCAGTACCAGGATCATGGAAAGAGTGACAATCCGGCTGGACTCTGGGGAGGGTGCACTATTGGGGTCGCTACCGTCGAAGGCCGTACCGAGGCACCGGAGTTCTGAGCCTGCGCGATCCGCTAGCCGGCAGACGAGCAGAATCTACACAGCAACAGTTGGAGGAGGTACCAACCAATAGGGGAGCGGGTCGGCTGGACGGCGGCAGCCAAGTCACGTGGGTAGCACAACTACCAATCAGGAAGCAAGTTCTCAGGACTAGATTTTAGCGCATGATGCGGAAGTCACGTGAATGAAGGCACGGCCAATAGGAAAGCGGTTGGGTCGGCGCTTCCGAGTTGGGCGGCGAAGGAGAGTTTGTAGTGGacaaagagagatttaaaaaTGGACTTA
Protein-coding sequences here:
- the BLOC1S3 gene encoding biogenesis of lysosome-related organelles complex 1 subunit 3, whose product is MASQGRRRRPLRRPETVVPGEAAETDSELSASSSEEEELYLGPSGPTRGRPVGLRVAGEAAETDSDPEPEPKAAPGDLPPLVVQREPAGEAWGAVESPAPAPARSLLQLRLAESQERLDHDVAAAVSGVYRRAGRDVAALAARLAASQAAGLAAAHSVRLARGDLCTLAERLDIVAGCRLLPDIRGVPVTEPEQGPGPRA